The following coding sequences lie in one Sphaerochaeta sp. genomic window:
- the lgt gene encoding prolipoprotein diacylglyceryl transferase codes for MVLYVQFPSWVRMEIIPSLPFRWYGLMYVVAFAIAYGLTMVQVKKGEVDLTRDDVDDLFLRCILCLLLGARLFSQLIYEGTWYYWIHPWLIFWPFQNGQFTGLAGMSYHGGVIGAILGAVWFSRKRKKSFFACADTLCAGIPLGYTFGRLGNFINGELYGRVCTQPWGMVFPEAPHFSTNYQWVRDVAQKVGMPYEGVASLNLPRHPSQLYEALFEGVVLFLFLWFVIRPNKKRHPSGFVFGWYLIGYGAIRFILEYFRAPDANLGYLIKGGPGSDNIALFQSFLNISLGQILCFLMIVGGVLLLVIRKKESS; via the coding sequence ATGGTCCTGTATGTCCAATTCCCCAGCTGGGTGCGCATGGAAATCATTCCGTCGCTGCCATTCCGATGGTATGGCTTGATGTATGTCGTCGCGTTCGCCATCGCCTATGGGCTTACCATGGTGCAGGTGAAGAAAGGCGAGGTCGATCTTACCCGGGATGACGTGGATGATCTGTTCCTCAGGTGCATCCTCTGCCTGTTGTTGGGCGCCCGCCTGTTTTCCCAGCTGATCTATGAGGGGACGTGGTACTACTGGATCCACCCGTGGTTGATCTTCTGGCCGTTCCAGAACGGACAGTTCACCGGGCTTGCCGGGATGAGCTACCACGGTGGGGTGATCGGCGCCATTCTCGGGGCCGTCTGGTTCTCCCGCAAACGGAAGAAATCGTTCTTCGCCTGCGCCGATACGCTGTGCGCCGGCATCCCGCTTGGCTATACGTTCGGTCGGCTGGGCAACTTCATCAACGGAGAACTGTACGGACGGGTCTGCACCCAGCCGTGGGGGATGGTGTTCCCCGAGGCTCCGCACTTCTCCACCAACTACCAATGGGTCAGGGACGTCGCCCAAAAGGTGGGGATGCCGTATGAGGGCGTGGCGTCCCTGAACCTTCCCCGGCACCCGTCCCAGTTGTACGAGGCACTGTTTGAGGGGGTCGTGCTGTTTTTGTTCCTGTGGTTCGTCATCCGGCCGAACAAGAAGCGTCACCCATCCGGATTCGTGTTCGGTTGGTATTTGATCGGATATGGAGCCATCCGCTTCATCCTGGAGTATTTCCGTGCTCCGGACGCAAACCTTGGCTATCTCATCAAGGGAGGGCCGGGGAGTGACAACATCGCCCTGTTCCAGTCCTTCCTGAACATCTCGCTGGGACAGATCCTCTGTTTCCTGATGATCGTCGGCGGGGTGCTGTTGCTGGTCATACGGAAGAAGGAGTCATCATGA
- a CDS encoding S41 family peptidase translates to MKKAHVMFFLILMLVFTPLFCEGMPEYTWLQNQAKSVQAPQQMDQISQDMSSLTSLYRYVDAIYYKDVDKTAVKEAMAEAMLEALGDKYSFYVPAKEAENYSEESTGKYGGIGVYLVKQNPTNIDPNDPSTYMITIESPFRGAPAERAGLRSGDMIGAIDGEKVDSMTSTEASKKLRGTPGTTVKLTVYRDGTSFDVTLTRELVNTPVIEHTMLDGGIGYISISQYTSDTSTQLLNALSDLKTKGLKSLIIDLRNNGGGEVDAAMKSANAFLPRGSVIVTMEGRKGTNSSQRYTASGNTQVPQDMPIVLLVNGGSASSSEIFAAALRDNHRATLIGTKTFGKGIFQSVFAYGDGYVQLTTGRYYTPSGESIHEKGIQPDIEVEDFTVPKDQIEAYSALLKDEAASKFVNDNPDFTEANIQKFITQQKETGIDEMVLRILVRNAYYTKTMKYEDIPIVDTQYDPPLVRAIQFLTTGE, encoded by the coding sequence ATGAAAAAAGCACACGTGATGTTTTTCCTTATACTGATGCTGGTATTCACCCCGCTGTTCTGCGAGGGAATGCCGGAATATACATGGTTGCAAAACCAGGCGAAATCCGTCCAGGCCCCCCAGCAGATGGATCAGATTTCGCAGGATATGTCTTCTCTGACTTCCCTGTACCGCTATGTGGACGCCATCTACTACAAGGATGTCGACAAAACTGCCGTCAAGGAAGCGATGGCCGAGGCAATGCTGGAGGCGTTGGGGGACAAATACTCGTTCTACGTACCCGCCAAAGAAGCGGAGAACTACTCCGAGGAAAGCACCGGCAAGTACGGTGGCATCGGGGTATACCTGGTCAAACAGAACCCCACCAACATCGATCCCAATGATCCCAGCACCTACATGATCACCATCGAGTCCCCGTTCCGCGGAGCCCCCGCCGAGCGCGCGGGACTGCGCAGCGGCGATATGATCGGAGCCATCGATGGAGAGAAAGTCGACTCGATGACCAGCACCGAGGCCTCCAAGAAACTTCGGGGGACTCCGGGCACCACCGTCAAACTGACCGTCTACCGGGACGGAACGTCGTTTGACGTGACGCTGACCCGGGAACTGGTCAACACCCCGGTGATCGAGCACACCATGCTGGATGGCGGCATCGGCTACATCAGCATCAGCCAGTACACCTCGGACACCAGCACCCAGTTGCTCAACGCCCTCTCAGACTTGAAAACCAAAGGACTGAAATCCTTGATCATCGACCTGAGGAACAACGGAGGCGGAGAGGTGGACGCGGCGATGAAGAGCGCAAACGCCTTCCTTCCCCGTGGCAGCGTCATCGTCACGATGGAAGGCCGCAAGGGCACCAACAGCTCCCAGCGGTACACCGCCTCGGGCAACACCCAGGTTCCCCAGGACATGCCGATCGTCCTGTTGGTCAACGGTGGCTCGGCCTCTTCTTCGGAAATCTTCGCTGCGGCGCTTCGTGACAACCACCGCGCCACGTTGATCGGTACCAAGACGTTCGGCAAAGGGATTTTCCAGTCCGTTTTCGCCTACGGTGACGGCTATGTCCAGCTTACCACCGGCAGGTACTACACCCCCAGCGGGGAAAGCATCCATGAGAAGGGCATCCAGCCGGATATCGAAGTGGAGGATTTCACCGTCCCGAAAGACCAGATCGAAGCGTACAGCGCGTTGCTCAAGGATGAGGCCGCGTCAAAATTCGTCAACGACAATCCGGACTTCACCGAAGCGAACATCCAGAAGTTCATCACCCAGCAGAAAGAGACAGGCATCGACGAGATGGTCCTGCGGATTCTGGTCAGGAACGCCTACTACACCAAGACGATGAAGTACGAGGACATCCCCATCGTGGACACCCAGTACGATCCGCCGCTGGTGCGGGCCATCCAATTCCTCACCACGGGAGAATGA
- a CDS encoding 16S rRNA (uracil(1498)-N(3))-methyltransferase produces the protein MRQYLLPPSFRGEALLKLSEKEAKYLERVLRFPVGHQFSGIDRSGQVWDLTLLPGSQLACKRAEDGTPQATSDTLPSFRGPFPPIHLYQCLCKGKKDETILRMAAEAGVTKITFVQSRFCTVDLSDKGGKAIQARNLRLEAIIKEAIQQSGSPVPTQLSPDILTIEEVATHATGVKLYFHQSQRDQETLPHLLSTAKADEEISLIIGSEGGLSEEECDLLSHSGFHPVLLKTNILRAETAAIYAIAACQVILTEHITTSGGTV, from the coding sequence ATGCGCCAGTACCTTCTTCCCCCGTCGTTCCGGGGAGAGGCCCTGCTGAAACTTTCGGAAAAAGAAGCGAAGTACCTGGAACGGGTGCTTCGCTTCCCAGTGGGCCATCAATTCTCCGGCATTGACCGATCCGGCCAGGTGTGGGACCTCACCCTGCTTCCCGGCTCCCAGCTTGCATGCAAGCGAGCTGAGGACGGTACGCCCCAGGCCACCAGCGACACGCTTCCTTCCTTCCGGGGGCCATTTCCCCCCATCCACCTGTACCAATGCCTGTGCAAAGGGAAAAAGGACGAGACGATCCTCCGCATGGCGGCGGAAGCCGGCGTCACCAAGATAACCTTCGTCCAGAGCCGTTTCTGTACGGTGGATCTCTCCGACAAGGGTGGCAAGGCGATCCAAGCCCGGAACCTGCGCCTGGAGGCCATCATCAAGGAAGCGATCCAGCAAAGCGGATCCCCCGTCCCCACCCAGCTTTCTCCGGACATCCTGACCATCGAAGAGGTCGCCACGCACGCGACCGGGGTCAAACTGTACTTCCATCAGAGTCAACGGGACCAGGAAACGCTTCCCCACCTCCTTTCCACCGCGAAAGCGGATGAAGAGATATCCCTGATCATAGGCAGCGAGGGAGGCCTGAGTGAAGAGGAGTGTGATCTCCTTTCCCACTCCGGTTTCCATCCTGTTCTCTTGAAAACCAATATTCTCCGGGCGGAAACCGCCGCCATCTATGCCATCGCCGCCTGTCAGGTCATCCTGACGGAGCACATCACCACCTCTGGAGGTACCGTATGA
- a CDS encoding PrsW family glutamic-type intramembrane protease has protein sequence MIILTQAARIVILIYLLAALLPGYFILRYIYSKDTIEKEDPRLLGSLLLQGVWAALCSIVLESIGELALDLSLSKNSPAYVLVLAFLVVAVVEEGTKFFFLKRRTWNIPDFNYTFDAIVYAVFVSMGFAMFENVKYVFGYGLGVALPRAFLAVPGHMGFAVFMGYFYGKAKVAESNGQQGKKRANLIAAYLSAVLLHGIYDSTAMMESPKATVVYLLFVAVLFFTVYRMIKRESAEDRRIS, from the coding sequence ATGATCATCCTCACCCAAGCGGCCCGTATCGTCATTCTGATCTACCTGCTGGCCGCGTTGCTCCCTGGTTACTTTATTCTCCGCTACATCTACTCCAAAGACACCATCGAGAAGGAAGATCCACGCCTGTTGGGTTCCCTGCTCCTGCAGGGAGTCTGGGCCGCCCTGTGCTCCATCGTCCTTGAAAGCATCGGGGAACTGGCCCTCGACCTCTCCTTGTCCAAAAACAGCCCCGCCTACGTCTTGGTGCTGGCGTTCCTGGTCGTCGCCGTGGTGGAGGAAGGCACCAAATTCTTCTTCCTGAAACGGAGGACGTGGAACATCCCTGACTTCAACTACACGTTTGACGCCATCGTCTACGCCGTATTCGTCTCCATGGGGTTCGCCATGTTCGAGAACGTCAAGTACGTGTTCGGCTACGGCCTGGGCGTCGCCCTTCCCCGGGCGTTCCTTGCCGTCCCCGGCCACATGGGATTCGCCGTGTTCATGGGATACTTCTACGGAAAAGCCAAGGTGGCGGAAAGCAACGGGCAACAGGGGAAGAAGCGGGCCAATCTGATCGCCGCCTACCTGTCCGCCGTACTGCTTCACGGCATCTACGACTCCACGGCGATGATGGAGAGCCCCAAGGCGACGGTGGTCTACCTGCTGTTCGTCGCCGTTCTGTTCTTCACCGTCTACCGGATGATCAAACGGGAATCGGCGGAAGACCGCAGGATATCCTGA
- a CDS encoding sigma 54-interacting transcriptional regulator translates to MDFIAVLSGNWHHTAALKALVTSHPVYGATQAEELFRIFTSERGSPLVILDTPLGSKGIASLRSRCPASSVVVTTSLPEMAREDETLRYIPWKTLNTPETITELLGPPRSKSPLHVLVGKSPVMEKVRQEIAIAARSNLPVHLYGETGTGKEIAAHLIHQTLHPDGPDMVIANCSDLSDTLARCKLFGTRKGAFTDAKEDTMGLVEMANGSTLFLDELEDLCPTTQSLLLRLLEHGTYQRVGESVTRHARFHLLTASNVPLSTLRMTGRLRSDLFYRLCGYPVKMPPLRSHKEDIPLLVSHFLQNLGEPRPVTEESLGRLESLYWQGNVRELFSVLKQAIARSVGKQAISIEPEILEADEQPLLPFPW, encoded by the coding sequence ATGGATTTCATCGCCGTGTTATCCGGCAACTGGCACCACACCGCAGCGCTGAAGGCATTGGTGACCTCGCATCCGGTGTACGGAGCGACCCAGGCGGAAGAACTCTTTCGGATCTTCACCTCGGAACGGGGCTCACCTCTGGTCATCCTCGACACGCCGCTGGGGTCCAAAGGCATCGCCTCGCTCCGATCCCGTTGCCCCGCTTCGTCCGTTGTGGTGACCACCTCGCTTCCCGAAATGGCCAGGGAAGACGAAACACTCCGGTACATTCCGTGGAAAACGCTCAACACCCCGGAGACCATCACAGAGCTTCTTGGTCCTCCGCGCTCCAAATCCCCCCTCCATGTGTTGGTCGGAAAGAGTCCTGTGATGGAGAAGGTCAGACAGGAGATCGCCATCGCCGCGCGGTCCAATCTTCCCGTCCACCTGTACGGGGAAACCGGCACCGGCAAGGAAATCGCCGCCCATCTGATCCACCAGACGCTCCATCCGGACGGCCCGGACATGGTGATCGCCAATTGCTCCGACCTCTCCGACACGTTGGCCCGGTGCAAACTGTTTGGAACCCGCAAAGGCGCCTTCACCGACGCCAAGGAGGACACCATGGGTTTGGTGGAAATGGCCAATGGCTCCACGTTGTTCCTGGATGAACTGGAAGATCTTTGCCCAACCACCCAATCCCTGCTTCTCCGACTCCTGGAACACGGAACATACCAGCGGGTCGGGGAATCGGTGACCCGACACGCACGATTCCATCTGCTGACCGCATCCAACGTCCCGCTTTCCACCCTGCGGATGACCGGCAGGCTCCGTTCCGACTTGTTCTACCGCCTGTGCGGCTATCCGGTGAAAATGCCGCCGCTGCGAAGTCACAAGGAGGACATCCCGCTCCTTGTCTCCCACTTTCTCCAAAACCTGGGGGAACCAAGACCCGTCACGGAGGAAAGCCTTGGGCGCCTGGAATCCCTGTACTGGCAGGGAAATGTCCGGGAACTGTTCTCCGTACTGAAACAAGCCATCGCGCGAAGCGTCGGGAAACAGGCGATTTCGATTGAACCAGAGATTCTGGAAGCTGACGAACAGCCCCTGCTTCCGTTTCCTTGGTAG
- the murA gene encoding UDP-N-acetylglucosamine 1-carboxyvinyltransferase, whose translation MGSYTIFGGKPACGEVTISGNKNAALACLAATLLTDQQVILHNVPQIEDVQVMLRILSQIGSSVVKTDPHTVVITSGNREGRLQPDLVDAVRGSILFAGPLLATNGSVLLPPPGGDVIGLRRLDTHFLGFTALGSDCSVLEDGTLSLRLKGDRLVGSDVFLDETSVTATENIIMAASLAQGTTVIRNAASEPHVEDLCSMLQLMGCPIQGIGSNVLRIDGQKQLSGCEFTLGFDYMEAGSFIGLAGASGGEILLKRVNPAELRMIRLGFQRIGIDFTVDGPSSILVPQAQKRILRKEVGGHTAKIDDAPWPGFPADLLSIITVCATQMTGMILVHEKMFESRMYFVDWLIRMGADIILCDPHRAVVSGPSQLHGANVSSPDVRAGMALVIAGVCAEGTTRIDNIYQIERGYENLQQKLFALGLDIEVTR comes from the coding sequence ATGGGCTCCTATACCATCTTCGGCGGCAAGCCGGCATGCGGAGAAGTGACGATCAGCGGCAACAAGAATGCCGCGTTGGCATGCCTCGCCGCGACGTTGCTGACTGATCAGCAGGTGATCCTGCACAACGTCCCCCAGATCGAGGATGTGCAGGTGATGCTCCGCATCCTTTCGCAGATCGGTTCTTCCGTGGTGAAGACCGACCCCCATACCGTCGTGATCACAAGCGGAAACCGTGAAGGTCGTCTGCAACCGGATCTGGTTGACGCCGTACGCGGTTCCATCCTGTTCGCCGGGCCCCTGCTCGCCACCAACGGAAGCGTCCTGCTTCCCCCTCCCGGAGGGGACGTCATCGGACTGCGCCGGCTGGACACCCATTTCCTGGGATTCACCGCGTTGGGCTCCGACTGTTCCGTCCTGGAGGATGGGACGCTTTCCCTGCGGCTGAAAGGAGACCGGCTGGTCGGCTCCGATGTCTTTCTGGACGAAACCTCCGTCACGGCGACGGAGAACATCATCATGGCCGCTTCCCTGGCACAGGGAACGACGGTGATCCGCAACGCGGCAAGCGAGCCGCATGTGGAGGACCTCTGCTCCATGCTTCAATTGATGGGCTGCCCCATCCAGGGGATCGGCAGCAACGTGCTGAGGATCGATGGGCAGAAACAGCTGTCCGGGTGTGAGTTCACCCTGGGGTTCGACTACATGGAAGCCGGTTCGTTCATCGGGCTTGCCGGTGCGAGTGGTGGGGAGATCCTGCTGAAGCGGGTAAACCCCGCAGAGCTCAGGATGATCCGGCTGGGGTTCCAGCGGATCGGCATTGACTTCACCGTCGACGGGCCTTCCTCCATTCTGGTTCCCCAGGCGCAGAAGCGGATACTCCGCAAGGAGGTCGGCGGTCATACGGCGAAGATTGATGACGCGCCGTGGCCTGGGTTCCCCGCCGATCTTCTATCCATCATCACCGTCTGCGCCACCCAGATGACCGGCATGATTTTGGTCCATGAGAAGATGTTCGAGTCCCGGATGTACTTCGTCGATTGGTTGATCCGCATGGGAGCGGACATCATCCTCTGCGATCCCCATCGCGCCGTGGTCTCCGGACCTTCCCAGCTGCACGGCGCCAACGTGAGCAGCCCTGATGTCCGGGCCGGCATGGCGCTGGTCATCGCCGGCGTGTGCGCCGAGGGAACGACCCGTATCGACAACATCTATCAGATTGAACGAGGTTACGAAAACCTCCAACAGAAACTCTTCGCGTTGGGGCTGGACATCGAGGTGACCCGGTAA
- a CDS encoding adenosine kinase encodes MKHQDAPRVYGIGNPLIDIIVSVDEQDLTDLGIHKGTMTLVDQARHTELLSFAKTKHPAYSCGGSCPNTIITLASLGVHATLAGKVGTDENGKIYSDRLDALGLGNELARTDRQPTGSTVILVTPDSERSMNTFLGANRLYARTDIIPETVKDADFFHFTGYMWDTQSQQDAIMRALSLAKESKTTVTFDIADPFAVGRYREQFLDLITHWCDIVFANSEEARILFDNYDPYECCRSMGKLCRTAIVKNGKKGSFVCHEGQIFHIPAKTSAPVVDTTGAGDTYAAGYIYGLCTHHSVEESGMIASILAGEIIGQYGAQFSAEKARSLREELESGGWKNR; translated from the coding sequence GTGAAACACCAAGACGCGCCCAGAGTTTACGGCATCGGCAACCCGTTGATCGACATCATTGTCAGTGTCGATGAACAGGACCTCACCGACCTGGGGATCCACAAGGGAACGATGACGCTGGTGGACCAGGCGCGCCACACCGAACTGCTTTCCTTCGCAAAGACCAAACATCCCGCCTATTCCTGCGGCGGTTCCTGCCCCAACACCATCATCACGCTGGCGTCCTTGGGCGTGCATGCCACGTTGGCCGGCAAGGTGGGGACGGATGAGAACGGGAAGATCTACAGCGACCGTCTGGATGCGCTGGGACTGGGCAACGAACTGGCCCGGACGGACCGGCAGCCGACCGGTTCCACGGTGATTCTCGTCACCCCGGATTCCGAACGGAGCATGAACACGTTCCTTGGCGCCAACCGGCTTTACGCCCGAACGGACATCATCCCGGAAACGGTGAAGGACGCCGACTTCTTCCATTTCACCGGCTACATGTGGGATACGCAGAGCCAGCAGGACGCCATCATGCGCGCCCTCTCCCTGGCGAAAGAAAGCAAGACGACGGTGACGTTCGACATCGCGGACCCGTTTGCCGTCGGCCGCTACCGGGAGCAGTTCCTCGATCTGATCACCCACTGGTGCGACATCGTCTTCGCCAACAGCGAGGAAGCGCGGATCCTGTTCGACAACTACGATCCCTACGAATGCTGCCGGTCCATGGGAAAACTGTGCCGGACGGCCATCGTGAAGAACGGCAAGAAAGGTTCGTTCGTCTGCCATGAAGGCCAGATATTCCATATTCCGGCAAAAACGTCCGCCCCGGTGGTGGATACAACAGGGGCCGGGGACACCTACGCCGCCGGTTACATCTATGGACTGTGCACCCACCACAGCGTGGAGGAGTCCGGGATGATCGCCTCGATCCTTGCAGGGGAGATCATCGGCCAGTACGGCGCCCAGTTCTCCGCGGAAAAAGCACGTTCCCTGCGGGAGGAACTGGAAAGCGGCGGTTGGAAGAACCGCTGA
- a CDS encoding ABC transporter substrate-binding protein, whose product MKKTLVVLMMIALCVPLFAQGKQETPAPTQQETPAPAPAVAAPAQATTTGGSVNAYTTLEEPLAAKLFQEFEAETGIHVNFVRLAGGECVARLEAEKENPQASIWVGGVGLDHITAKSKGLTTPYVSRYASKTPDTFKDPEHYYIGLYVGPLTFVTNLDRAKELGLDVPKSWADLLKPQYKGYIRMANPNSSGTAYNVLTTILDVYGTEDKMIAYMKELDKNIDQYTKSGSAPGKSVATGEIPIAIGYAHDQVKLKAAGANIVITAPSEGTGYELASMSLVKGGKDSVNAKKLYDWILSSPVAQKTFTEWYVVLVADGALKHPDALSINDIKVVNEDMAWDGDAVNKTRLLDRWNNEIGSKR is encoded by the coding sequence ATGAAAAAAACATTGGTTGTTTTGATGATGATCGCCCTGTGCGTGCCCCTGTTCGCCCAAGGCAAACAGGAAACACCTGCCCCCACCCAGCAGGAAACTCCCGCACCGGCGCCTGCCGTAGCGGCACCCGCCCAGGCGACGACCACCGGTGGATCAGTCAACGCGTACACCACTCTGGAGGAACCGTTGGCCGCCAAGCTGTTCCAAGAATTTGAAGCGGAGACCGGCATCCACGTGAACTTCGTCCGTCTTGCCGGTGGAGAATGCGTCGCCCGTCTGGAAGCAGAGAAAGAGAATCCGCAGGCATCCATCTGGGTCGGCGGCGTCGGCCTTGACCACATCACCGCCAAGAGCAAAGGGCTCACCACCCCGTACGTCAGCCGGTATGCCAGCAAAACCCCGGACACCTTCAAGGACCCGGAGCATTACTACATCGGCCTGTACGTCGGACCGCTTACGTTCGTCACCAACCTGGATCGCGCCAAGGAACTCGGCCTTGACGTCCCCAAGTCCTGGGCCGACCTGCTCAAGCCCCAGTACAAAGGCTACATCCGGATGGCCAACCCCAATTCCAGCGGCACCGCCTACAACGTGCTGACCACCATTCTTGACGTGTACGGCACGGAAGACAAGATGATCGCCTACATGAAGGAACTGGACAAGAACATCGACCAGTACACCAAGAGCGGATCCGCTCCTGGCAAGAGCGTCGCCACCGGAGAGATCCCCATCGCCATCGGGTACGCCCATGACCAGGTCAAGCTGAAAGCGGCCGGCGCCAACATCGTCATCACCGCCCCCAGCGAAGGTACTGGATATGAGCTGGCATCCATGTCGCTGGTCAAAGGCGGCAAGGACTCCGTCAACGCCAAGAAACTGTATGACTGGATCCTTTCCAGCCCGGTCGCCCAGAAGACGTTCACCGAATGGTACGTCGTCCTGGTGGCTGATGGCGCGTTGAAGCACCCCGATGCACTGTCCATCAACGACATCAAGGTCGTCAACGAAGACATGGCATGGGATGGAGACGCCGTCAACAAGACCCGTTTGCTGGATCGTTGGAACAATGAGATCGGCAGCAAGCGCTGA
- a CDS encoding iron ABC transporter permease: MFTKKRIIQFLLAVGVFLAVDLWMYHNLTSSFRSYIDKRNFNEVELFAQTAPDDPAQVESWLSGVGDVINGSRAYYFQFNEETGAFDPISGSPLVVALYTKNQTQKEFQKAFESAYYLEPMRFSRPFIVDYTLDPDNDNKTKEEAQLFAVPVTDSTGYQAAGAILMVVPTASAVEYENLLKTLFTTVFLLFFAIMFVLLFTRDPLTGFLVLGLFAIVLVFIAYPLLEAIRLSFVKDGHFSLATWKKCLSPNYLVALWGSLRLGVLTATFSVLVGYLFAFLVERTGIKHKKLMTTLATMPVISPPFSLSLSIILLFGNNGLISKQLLHLNSSIYGLKGLTIVEVIGMFPIAFMTISGVLRQIDSTVEDASLDLSATRWQTFRYVTLPLSGPGIVSAWLLVFTNSLADFANPLLLSGDYRVLSTEAYTMVTGSTSDLGGGAALSFLLLLPTLTAFLVQRAWVAKKSYVTVTGKPSTNLTELTNKPTRTTLAIIAWVFLAFIVALYLTIVAGCFVKNWGIDYSFTLANWPEAIQRGWTSIRDTLTLAAIATPIAGILAMMSAMLIVRKKFPGKRFLEGLIMTPYAIPGTLIGISYILAFNKPPILLVGTGAIIVINYIIRELPVGVENGITALHQIDPAIEESAADLGADTTTVFRTIVLPLVRPAFLSSMSYTFVRSMTAVSAIIFLISARWNHLTVLIFNFSENLRFGLASVLSTILIFIVLGVWALMQKLVKDDQLTQKTISAR, translated from the coding sequence ATGTTTACCAAAAAACGTATCATCCAGTTTCTTCTCGCCGTAGGTGTATTCCTTGCTGTGGACCTTTGGATGTACCACAACCTGACCAGCAGTTTCCGCTCGTACATCGACAAACGGAATTTCAATGAGGTCGAGTTGTTCGCCCAAACGGCTCCAGATGATCCCGCGCAGGTGGAATCCTGGCTGTCCGGTGTGGGGGACGTGATCAACGGCTCCCGGGCGTATTATTTCCAGTTCAACGAGGAGACCGGCGCGTTCGATCCCATCTCAGGTTCCCCGCTCGTCGTGGCGCTGTACACCAAGAATCAGACGCAGAAAGAATTCCAAAAGGCGTTCGAAAGCGCTTATTACCTGGAGCCGATGCGTTTCTCCCGACCGTTCATCGTCGATTACACGCTGGATCCGGACAACGACAACAAGACCAAGGAAGAAGCCCAGCTGTTCGCCGTCCCGGTGACGGACAGCACCGGATACCAAGCCGCCGGCGCCATTTTGATGGTCGTCCCCACCGCCTCTGCCGTGGAGTATGAGAATCTGCTGAAGACGTTGTTCACCACCGTCTTCCTGCTGTTCTTCGCCATCATGTTCGTCCTGCTTTTCACTCGTGACCCATTGACCGGGTTTTTGGTGCTGGGACTGTTCGCCATCGTGCTGGTGTTCATCGCCTACCCGCTTCTGGAAGCGATACGCCTTTCGTTCGTCAAGGATGGCCATTTCAGTCTGGCGACCTGGAAGAAATGCCTCAGTCCGAACTACCTTGTCGCGCTGTGGGGCTCACTCCGCCTGGGCGTGCTGACCGCCACGTTCAGCGTGCTGGTCGGCTACCTGTTCGCCTTCCTGGTGGAACGGACCGGCATCAAGCACAAGAAGCTGATGACCACCCTGGCCACCATGCCGGTCATCTCCCCTCCGTTCTCTCTTTCGCTGTCCATCATTCTGCTGTTCGGCAACAATGGGTTGATCAGCAAACAGCTGCTCCACCTGAACTCCTCCATCTATGGTCTGAAGGGTCTGACCATCGTGGAGGTCATCGGCATGTTCCCCATCGCGTTCATGACGATCAGCGGAGTGCTCAGGCAGATCGACAGTACGGTGGAGGACGCATCCTTGGATCTCTCCGCCACCCGTTGGCAGACGTTCCGGTACGTCACGCTCCCCCTCTCCGGACCGGGAATCGTATCGGCGTGGCTTCTGGTGTTCACCAACAGCCTGGCTGACTTCGCCAACCCGCTGCTCCTCTCCGGTGACTACCGGGTCCTCTCCACCGAAGCGTACACCATGGTCACGGGAAGCACCTCCGACCTGGGAGGCGGCGCGGCGCTGTCGTTCCTGCTGCTGCTCCCCACCCTGACGGCCTTCCTGGTCCAGCGGGCCTGGGTTGCCAAGAAGAGCTACGTCACCGTCACCGGCAAACCCTCGACCAATCTGACCGAACTGACCAACAAGCCGACCCGAACGACACTTGCCATCATCGCCTGGGTGTTTTTGGCGTTCATCGTCGCCTTGTATCTGACCATCGTCGCCGGATGCTTTGTGAAGAACTGGGGCATCGACTACAGCTTCACGCTGGCCAACTGGCCGGAAGCGATCCAGCGCGGCTGGACCAGCATCCGGGATACGCTGACGCTGGCAGCCATCGCCACGCCGATCGCCGGCATTCTTGCCATGATGAGCGCCATGCTGATCGTCCGTAAGAAGTTTCCCGGCAAACGGTTCCTGGAAGGCTTGATCATGACGCCGTACGCCATTCCCGGCACGTTGATCGGCATCTCGTACATCCTGGCGTTCAACAAACCCCCGATCCTCCTGGTGGGAACGGGCGCCATCATTGTGATCAACTACATCATCCGGGAACTGCCCGTCGGTGTGGAGAACGGCATCACCGCCCTCCATCAGATCGACCCGGCCATTGAAGAGAGCGCCGCGGACCTTGGCGCGGACACCACGACGGTGTTCCGCACCATTGTGCTGCCTCTGGTACGTCCGGCGTTCCTCTCCAGCATGTCCTACACCTTCGTTCGTTCGATGACGGCCGTTTCGGCCATCATCTTCTTGATCAGCGCGCGATGGAACCATCTGACCGTCCTGATCTTCAATTTCTCGGAGAATCTCAGGTTTGGTCTGGCCAGCGTGCTGTCCACCATTCTGATCTTCATCGTCCTGGGTGTATGGGCGTTGATGCAGAAGCTGGTCAAGGATGACCAACTCACCCAGAAGACCATCTCCGCACGGTAA